CATCGGCAAGCCGAACTGGATCTAAATGACGATGAATTTACGCGCTTTTGTGACTCCTATCGACTTTCACCCAAAGAGTTAAAGCAGATTTGGCTGGATAAGGACATTGAGCAAAAGCAACTAGGGCCTCTAGCGCGAATTCTCGGTCAGTCGATTGATCAGGTGATCGAAGCTTGGAAGGGGCCAGATGGGGAGTTGTAAGTGATTTAGACAGGCATCAAAAGATATCTGCTGGATCAGCCGCTTGCACTTTGCGAACAGCGATCGCGCCAGACAGAGTACACATAATAATAGCCAAACACAAGACCGTCAAAGCGCGATCGAATGTCATTATTAGGGGTAATGAAGTGGCATTTCGAGTTAAATCATAGAGTCCTAAACACAAGGCAAAACCAGGAATGTAGCCTAGGATTGACAAAATCAAAGCTTGTTGAAAGACCACCGATAAAAGGTAAGAATTTTTATAGCCCATTGCTTTCAGCGTGGCGTACTCAGGCAAGTGATCAGAAACATCCGTGTAGAGAATCTGATACACAATCACGATGCCAACAATAAACCCCATTGCTGTACCCAGAGTAAAAATAAACCCAATAGCTGTACTACTTTGCCAGTAACTTTTTTCGAACTCAATAAACTCTTGTTTTGAGAAAATCTTGATATCTTCAGGCAGGCTTTGTCTTAAATTTGTGACGGTTTGCTCTGCATTAGCTCCCGGTTTCAATTTAATAATGCCAACATCAATTAAACCTTTGCGTCGTCGCTCAAAAATTCGCAGAAAGTTGAGGTCGCTAGTAATTAAGTTGCCATCTGCCCCAAAAGAAGCACCCAATTTAAACAAACCGCCCACTTTAATTCGCCGTCCTGCAACTTCCGTGGTTACAGTTTTACCCTGACGGAGATCAGCCGCAACAGGCCCAAATTCTGGGCGAGAATCTTCATCAAATAAAACGACCTCTGGCAATTGGATTTGAGGTAAGGCAGCTTGCAATCCAGGTACATCAAACACAGTATCTGCCGGATCAATACCAATCACCAAAATGCCGCGAGTCCGACGGTTTTCTGGATTTTTCCACAGCGCAAAGTCTAAATAAACTGGGCTAATCGAGGCTACATCCTCAAACCCCAAAGTTTGATAGAGACGACGCTGGGAAAAGCTCCGCATGGCAATTAAGGCCGTGGACTGCGGGCTAATTAAAAAAATATCTCCCTGGAAGCTTTGATGCAACCGAATCGCACTGTCGAACAAGGCATCCCGAAACCCAAGTTGCATAAACATGAGAATGACGGCAAAACCAATGCCAGCCAAAGCGATGAGTAGCCGCACTTTTTCTCGAACCAGTTGTAGCCAAGCGAGAGGAATTGCCAAGATCATCAGTGGTTCAACAGTTCAAAAATATTCAAAAATAGAAGTTTGCTGCGATCGCCGCTAGAATTTCTCTCGACCAATTGGGAGTTTAGAGGTCGGGAGTTTAGGGGGTAATCGCAACGTTGACTTGCAGATTGGTGAGTCCCGCCACCTTGGGACTGTCTGCGAGCTTAATTTTTACCTCTATGACCCTGGCATCTGTATCTGCGGCAGGATCTGTGTTGAGGACGTCATTTTTGCGAATTTGCAGACCAACATGGTCTACCGTTCCAGTAATTTCGCCCGGAAAAGCATTGCTGGTAATAGTGGCAGTTTGACCGACTCGCACCTTGGCAATATCGGTTTCATAAATTTCGGCAACTGCATACATCTGCTTGGTATTGCCAAGCTCTAAAAGGCCATCCTCACCTACCTTCTCACCAGGATCGGCATAGATCGCAATGACCCGACCGCTCATGGGTGAGCGAATGACAGCAGTTTCTAATTCGGCTTTAGCCCGTTGCAAATTCGCCATCGCCACAGTGACTTGAGACTCAGCCTGACGAATATCGGTAGGGCGCACCTCTGCGACGCTGCGTAAAACTTGATTGGATTGCTCTAGCTCTTTGCTGAGCGTTTCTAGAGTTAAGCGGCGACCATCCAGATCTGCGGCTGATATGGCCCCATTTTGATAGAGCAGCCGATAGCGCTCATAGTCGCGCTGAGCATTTTGTAGTTGTGCAGCGACGCGCGCTACATTGGCTTCCGCCGCAGCAATATCACCCGTCTTTGCTCCAGCTTGCACCTGGGCTAAGCGACTTTGAGCTTCTCGAACCTCAGCTTCTGCTTGAATTGCTGTTGCGAGTAAGCGATCGCTCGTATCCAGAACCGCGAGTGGTTGGCCCGATTGCACCATCGACCCTTCTTGCACCAACAATTTGTTAACTCGCACCGTTCCCATCGAGGAAGGCGCAGCGATGCGAACAAGTCCACCCTCTGGCTCTAATCGACCCAAACCTGTGATCGCTCGGACGGGAGCCTCGGCAGATGAGTCGGCTATAGCCTGCTCGGTTGCGACTGAGTTTCGCATGGATGAAACGTAGGCAAAAAGACCCAGGCCAGCAGTCCCTAATGCTACAGCGATCGCCAGGGCAATCATCCACTTCCCTGACGGCTGTAATAAAGGCTTATCGCTCAAAGGTTGTGTTTGAATTGTGTCCGCATCTCATGGTAGCTAAATTTCTGGAAATTTTTACGGGTTCAGGTTTGGTAATTTCCAGGGCGCGATCGCCGACTGACTATCTATAACTCTCTAGCAGCTATCTAACGGTGGGCTAAAGTGCGGTTAGTCCGGAATGTAACATTTGTACCATCAGTGGTCTGCTCTAGCACCAGCATCGGCGTTGGCTTCGCTTTCTGATCCCAGTGAATTTGAGCAATGCGACCCTGGATGGTAGGTTGCCAGGTGTCGTTCTCCTCGTGAGCAGGGCTGAGGTAGGTTTCTAGGCAATCAATAATTTGGCTAATGGTGACAGAGGTGGGCTGAGTTGGCAGCTTAGTGAGCTTGATTTGAATGCGGAACAATACTCGCTTGGTGCCCTTCGGTAGATCACCGGGTTCATATTCCACATCAAATACTTCATCAACCGCACGACCCGCGCTAGCAATGCCTACAGAACCTTGATTGGCTTGGCTAGGCCGGAGGGCCAGAGAAATTTTTTCTTTAACTTTAATTTTAATTTGATTGACAATGGCAAAGTGGAAGACTTCTTCCGCCATCCGCATTCGGAGATAGTCTAAGTTAAATTCTCTAGAGTGAATCAGGTCGGGGTTCTTCTCCATCTTACCGATGGTTTCCAGAGCCATTTTCAGCTTCTTTTGCATCTCCTTGTTCTTCAAGTCCGCAAACCGTACCTGCTTTTGCAACTTGCTCGCCTGGAGGTGTGAATACACTCCTAAGCCTACTAAAAGGAGAAACAGACCGCCTGTCGTCATCATCCAAGGCTGAGCGGCCCCATCATCGGGTTGCACAGGCTGAGGGGGCGGAACTGCAGCTTTAGTTCTGACAGTTTTGGCAGGTTTGACAGGTTTGACAGGAGCTTGAGCCAACCAAGGTTCTATGAGAAAAAGCGGGGTTGACATAATAAATCCAGGCCCAACGGTGACTTCTATTTTCAGAATGCCCCGAAGTGGGGCGGTTGCATCACTGCTGTATCGAAAATACAGGTATCCAAAAGTACTAGCGCAGCCAACGCGCTCGGTAACCCCGGGCATCAATGTGGCTGAGATAAGGAAAGCTGGCGTATCGGCCTAAGCCACCTGGCCACCAGGAGTCCAAGAACCAGTAGAGCTGATCGCCTGTAAGACCATCGCAATAAAAGTCGATGGCATCTCCAACAATATGACGGCTATTAGAAACACCACCGACTCTGGCATTGATTTCGGAAGGACGGTACCAACTGGTGATATAAAAAGGCCGACCAATCCGCTCGCGGGCTTGTTGGGCCAGACGTGCAATGCGAACAATGGCATCAACGGTGCTTTGGTCGGGAGGCATGCGAGTGCCGCCGTGGGTGGCCTCAGCCCAACTAAAAGTACCGTTGGGGATGATCGAGGCGTAAATCTGAATGTTGGTAGGAGTCCAGCGGGCTGGACGTTTCGGCAGAATTAGCGGTTCTGGCTTGGGAGCCGATTCCAAAGCATCCCGACGAGCTTGCTGCATCCGTTTAACATCTTCAAACAGCGATCGGATGGTTTGATCACGAGTGCTCAGGCCACGCCAAAGCTGCACCAGCCGAATCAGAGCTTCTCGCTGATCTTCGGTTTCTCGATACTCGGCAGGGATGCGACGGATAAATTCAAGCAATTCACGATCGAGTTGCGTGGCGGCATCGGTGAGGGCTGTTTTGTTGGTGGTACTGGTGGCAAGGGTGTTGGGGTTAATTCCCAAAGCGGCGATCGCAGTAGAACGAGAATCCAGCCCCCGCCATAACCGAAAGGCTTCTGTGAGGGCGTTTCGTTGCTCTCCTTTGCCCTGGTAGTACTGCGGGATGCGTTGAGCAAAGGCAATGAGAGCAGGATCAACAATTTTTAATCCAGGCTCTGGAGAGGTACCTTTTTCCAAAGAGGCGATCGCGGCTTCACGGGAATCCAATTGCCGCCAAAGTTGAGTCAGGCGAACGAGGGCTTCTCGTTGATGGGGGTAGCCCGAATAGTTACGAGACAGGCTTTGGATGAACTGACCCAGCGCTTGATCGAGATAGGATTCATCGACTGTTTCAGGGTCAGTATCGGCAGGAGTTTTGAGATTTAAGGAGGCGATCGCGGCTTCGCGGGAATCTAATTTGCGCCAGATCCGCAAAGCTTCCAAAAAAGCGTCTCGTTGGTAAGGTAGACCTCGGTAATAGCTAGGCAGGCGATCAGCCAAGGTGAGAAGCGCTCTATCCAGATAAGCCAGGTTTTGCGGTAACTTTTCGGCCTTGAAGTCAATGGTTAGATCGTCTAAATAAGCTTGCAGCAGGGCTTGAGGATTCGATGCTTCTAGACGGGCTGCGGCCAAGTTACTAGCAGGGGGCGTGTAACCTGCGGCTACAGCTTGAATGAACTTGTTACTGTAACGGCCTGTTTCATTGCTCCAGAGATCGGTTGCTTGCCAGCCTTGGGCAATTAAGCTATCCGTGATGCTGCGAATTGTATTAGCGGCGTATTGGACTTGCCCTGTAAAGGTATTGACTTGGCCCAAGGGAATTCGGTTGGCAGGCGCAATCCCTAACCCAGTTTCGCCATCCTCCAAGGCTGGCTTGCCTTGAACCTGGTACAGTGCTGCCAGGATGGGTTTATGAATTCCGGCTCGTTCTGCTTCCAACAGGTAAAGGTAGTTGCGCTGGTCTGGTGTCAGTTTTCCCATAAGCTACAGCACTCAATTG
This region of Trichocoleus desertorum NBK24 genomic DNA includes:
- the devC gene encoding ABC transporter permease DevC, with protein sequence MILAIPLAWLQLVREKVRLLIALAGIGFAVILMFMQLGFRDALFDSAIRLHQSFQGDIFLISPQSTALIAMRSFSQRRLYQTLGFEDVASISPVYLDFALWKNPENRRTRGILVIGIDPADTVFDVPGLQAALPQIQLPEVVLFDEDSRPEFGPVAADLRQGKTVTTEVAGRRIKVGGLFKLGASFGADGNLITSDLNFLRIFERRRKGLIDVGIIKLKPGANAEQTVTNLRQSLPEDIKIFSKQEFIEFEKSYWQSSTAIGFIFTLGTAMGFIVGIVIVYQILYTDVSDHLPEYATLKAMGYKNSYLLSVVFQQALILSILGYIPGFALCLGLYDLTRNATSLPLIMTFDRALTVLCLAIIMCTLSGAIAVRKVQAADPADIF
- a CDS encoding ABC exporter membrane fusion protein, coding for MSDKPLLQPSGKWMIALAIAVALGTAGLGLFAYVSSMRNSVATEQAIADSSAEAPVRAITGLGRLEPEGGLVRIAAPSSMGTVRVNKLLVQEGSMVQSGQPLAVLDTSDRLLATAIQAEAEVREAQSRLAQVQAGAKTGDIAAAEANVARVAAQLQNAQRDYERYRLLYQNGAISAADLDGRRLTLETLSKELEQSNQVLRSVAEVRPTDIRQAESQVTVAMANLQRAKAELETAVIRSPMSGRVIAIYADPGEKVGEDGLLELGNTKQMYAVAEIYETDIAKVRVGQTATITSNAFPGEITGTVDHVGLQIRKNDVLNTDPAADTDARVIEVKIKLADSPKVAGLTNLQVNVAITP
- a CDS encoding D-Ala-D-Ala carboxypeptidase family metallohydrolase yields the protein MGKLTPDQRNYLYLLEAERAGIHKPILAALYQVQGKPALEDGETGLGIAPANRIPLGQVNTFTGQVQYAANTIRSITDSLIAQGWQATDLWSNETGRYSNKFIQAVAAGYTPPASNLAAARLEASNPQALLQAYLDDLTIDFKAEKLPQNLAYLDRALLTLADRLPSYYRGLPYQRDAFLEALRIWRKLDSREAAIASLNLKTPADTDPETVDESYLDQALGQFIQSLSRNYSGYPHQREALVRLTQLWRQLDSREAAIASLEKGTSPEPGLKIVDPALIAFAQRIPQYYQGKGEQRNALTEAFRLWRGLDSRSTAIAALGINPNTLATSTTNKTALTDAATQLDRELLEFIRRIPAEYRETEDQREALIRLVQLWRGLSTRDQTIRSLFEDVKRMQQARRDALESAPKPEPLILPKRPARWTPTNIQIYASIIPNGTFSWAEATHGGTRMPPDQSTVDAIVRIARLAQQARERIGRPFYITSWYRPSEINARVGGVSNSRHIVGDAIDFYCDGLTGDQLYWFLDSWWPGGLGRYASFPYLSHIDARGYRARWLR